The sequence CGCTCACCTACGACTTCTACCGCAAGATGAGCAAGTATTACGCCTCGCGGTTTCGGTATTGCGAAGTCACGCTCAACGGGCAATACATGGGCATCTACCTGATGATGGAACGCCTCAAACGCGACAAAAACCGCGTCAATATCACCAGCATCAAGAAAACGGATATCTCGGGCGATGCCGTTACGGGCGGGTATATCCTGAAAATCGATAAGACCAGTGGTAGCTCGTCGCGGTCATGGCGGTCGCCGTATGGCGCGGGGCTGTTCAGGCGGGCGCTCGATATCCAGATTGACCGGCCAAAGCCTGAAGATCTAGCCGACGAGCAGTTTCAGTACATCAAAAAATACGTTACCGATTTCGAGGATGCCCTAAGCGGCCTCAACTACACCGATCCCACCAACGGCTGGCGGAAATTTGCCGACGAAGAGTCATTTATCGATTATTTGTTGTTGAGTGAAATTTGCAAGAACGTGGACGCCTACCGGCTAAGCGCGTATTTCTACAAAGACCGCGACAGCAAGAACCCCAAACTGGTGATGGGCCCCATCTGGGACTATAACCTTACTTACGGTAACGCCGAATACTGTGAAGGCAACAGTGTCAGGGGGTGGGCGTTCGATCATGACATTGTCTGCCCAGGCGACCAATTCCAACTTCCGTTCTGGTGGAAACGGATGCTCTCTGACCTGGCATTTGGCAAGAAAGTGAAAGAAAAGTACAAAGCGCTCCGGCAAACCGTGCTGACGCCGCAACGGCTGGGCGCGTTTGTCGATTCGACGGCCAACGTCCTCACCGACGCCCGCACCCGCAATTTCGTGAAGTGGCCGGTCATCGGTGTGTACGTCTGGCCAAACGCGTACGTTGGGCCGACGTACCAAAGTGAGGTCAACTTTCTGAAAGACTGGATCGGACAGCGGCTGGCCTGGATGGATGGCAACATCGAATCCTTCGGGCAATTGCCGCTGGCCACCGAACCCATAGCGGCATCGGTGGGGCCAAATCCGTCGGTGGGTGACGTGCTGGTGAGCTTACCCATGCCGCAAGCAGGCGACGTAACCCTGACGCTGACGACCACCGAAGGCCGGTCGGCCGGTACGTTCGTGTTCCCCAACCAGCCGTCAGGTACGTTCACGCATAAACTCAGTGCAGGCGCCTTCGGCGGTGCAGGCCCCTACGTGCTGCGCATCAACACACCGACCGGCCCCGTATCGAAAGTGTTGGTGCGGGAGTAGGGGAGAGGGGTAATGGGCAAGGGGCAGGGATGGCAGGGAAGTAAGCGTTGGTGACCTACTGTAAGCAACGTACCCAGCTACCCCTACTATCCCTGCCCTTCGCCCCCGCTCCCCGCCCTTTAACCTTTTTTAGCACCGCTCCCCTGACATTCTGTCAGCCCGTTGCGTAGATTCTTCGTACCTTTGCGGCTAAGAAGTACGCTATGGAACGCATTGCTGAATTGACCATCCTATCGGCCGACGACAAAGAAGCGGTCGATTTACCCCGCACCTCCGTTGATGAACTCGTCGACGGAAAGAAGCGGCTATACATTGAAAGTTACGGCTGTCAGATGAACTTCTCCGACTCGGAGATTGTGGCCGCCGTGATGCGCAACGCCGGGTTTGCCACAACCTCGACCGCCGAAGACGCCGACCTGATTTTCCTGAATACCTGCGCCATCCGCGACAACGCCGAGCAGAAGGTACGCAACCGGCTGAAGCAGCTCAACACGCTCAAGAAAAAGAAACCCGAGCTGATGGTAGGTATGCTGGGCTGTATGGCTGAGCGACTGAAAACCAAGCTATTGGAGGAAGAGAAAATCGTTGATATCGTGGCGGGCCCCGATGCCTACCGCGATATTCCGAAGCTGGTGGAAGAGGCCGAAACGGGACAGAAAGCGGTCAACGTGTTTCTGTCGCGCGAAGAAACCTACGCCGACATTGCGCCGATCCGGCTCAACTCCAACGGGGTTACGGCCTTCATCTCGATCATGCGGGGCTGCGACAATATGTGCAGTTTCTGCGTGGTACCCTTCACACGTGGCCGCGAACGCAGCCGCGATCCGCACAGCATCGTCCGCGAAGCCGAACAGCTCTTTGCCGATGGCTACAAGGAGGTTACGCTGCTGGGGCAGAACGTGGATAGCTATAAGTGGACGAGCGAGCAGGGCGAGTTTGTCAACTTTGCCAATCTGCTGGAACGCGTCGCGCTGATCAATCCCGATCTGCGAGTACGTTTCTCGACCTCGCACCCCAAGGACATCACCGACGAGGTGCTGCATACGATGGCGCGGTTTGATAACATCTGCAACTACATACACCTGCCGGCTCAAAGCGGCAACACCCGGATCTTGGAACTGATGAACCGGACCTACACGCGCGAGTGGTACATCGAGAAAATCGACCGTATCCGGGCTATTCTGGGCGACGACTGCGGCATTTCGCACGATATGATTTCGGGCTTCTGCACCGAAACCGAAGACGAGCACCGCGATACGCTGTCGCTGATGGAATATGCCCGCTACGACTACGGCTACATGTTTGCCTATTCGGAACGGCCCGGCACGATGGCAGCGAAAAAATACAAAGACGACGTACCTGAGGACGTGAAAAAGCGCCGCCTGAACGAGATTATCGCCCTGCAACAGCGCCTCTCGCTTGAGCGCAATCAACGCCATATCGGGCAGGTGCAGCGCGTGCTGGTGGAAGGCACCAGCAAACGGTCAGACGACGATCTGTTTGGCCGCAACGACCAGAACAAAGTGGTTGTGTTCCCTCGTGGGCAGCACCAGAAAGGCGACTACGTAAACGTACTGGTCACCGACTGCACGGCGGCCACGCTGCTGGGACAGGTGGTTTAAGTTTTTAGTTGGCTAGTTCTCCGTTTTCAGTTTCTGGTCGTTCTGCTGCGTACGGTTTTCTTGCCTGGCGGAGCCACTGAAAGCTGAAGACTGACGACTGAAAACGGTCATTGAATGGATAATCGGGAAATACAGTCTGTAAAGAATCGCTTCGGGATCATTGGCAATGCGCCCGCGCTGAACTACGCCATCAGCGTAGCCACGCAGGTCGCGTCGACGGACCTGACGGTGCTGATTACGGGCGAAAGCGGCAGCGGTAAAGAGTCGTTTTCAAAAATTATACATAGTCTGAGTGCCCGCAAACACGGTCAGTTCATTGCCATCAACTGCGGGGCGATCCCCGAAGGCACGATCGACTCGGAGCTGTTCGGGCACGAAAAAGGGTCGTTTACGGGGGCGGTTGATCAGCGCAAAGGCTATTTCGAGACCACCAACGGCGGCACCATCTTTCTGGACGAAATCGGGGAGATGCCCATGGGCACGCAGGCTCGTCTGTTGCGCGTGCTGGAGAACGGCGAGTTTATCCGGGTGGGGTCGTCGAAGGTGCAGAAAACCGACGTGCGTGTGGTGGCCGCTACCAACGTAAACCTGCTGGCGGCGGTTGAGAAAGGGCGTTTCCGGGAGGATTTGTACTACCGGCTCAACACCGTACCGATCTACGTACCACCCCTGCGCGAGCGCGGTACCGACATCGATCTGCTGTTTCGTAAGTTCACGACCGACTTTGCCGAGCGCTACCGCATTAACCCCGTGCAACTCACCGAGGATGCCAAACGCCGGTTGCTGACGTACCCGTTTCCGGGGAATATCCGTCAACTGAAAAATCTGGCCGAGCAGATTTCGATTCTCGAATCGGAGCAGAACCGGGCGATCGATGCCGAAACGCTGGCCAAATACCTGCCCCGGCCGCAAACCAACGTACCCACGATGGCCCTGACCGGCCCGGGCGCGGGTGGCCCCGAGACGTTCTCGGAGCGCGAACTACTCTACAAAGTGCTGTTCGACATGCGCCGCGACATGACGGAGCTGAAAAAACTGGTGCGCGACGTGCTCAGCAATGAAGCCTACGGGCCGCAGGTGCTGCACAAACACCGCGATCTGTTTGAGTCGGTCAGCCGAGAGGAGAGTGCTAACTATGGTGACCCTCAGCGCGAGCCCAACTATGCCCGGTTGTTGCCCGATGGCACCCGTACCAACGGCAACGTACCTGGCCACACCGACGTAGCCGACCTGTCGGATGAGTATGAGACGGAGTACGGCCACCCAGCGGTGCAGGTGATCGACGATACCGACCGCGACATCAACGAGACCACAGTTGAGGACGTGTCGCACGAAACCGAAGAAGACGATTCGCTGTCGCTGGAGAAGAAGGAGAAAGAGATGATTGTGAAGGCCTTACGCCGCAATAACAACAAACGCAAGTACGCGGCCCAGGCGCTCGGTATTTCGGAACGGACGCTGTACCGCAAAATCAAGCAATATGAGATTGATGAAGAGTAAGGGAATGAATGATGTAAAATGGATAATGTATAATGGATGGATGCTGCAAATGCGTCGACTACTCGCTGCATTGTGCATTATACATTGTGCATTATTCATTCAATCCTGCGGCGTGTATTCGTTTTCAGGAACGACGCTGTCGCCCGATATCAAGTCGGTGACGGTCAATAACTTCACGCTGCAAACGGCGGGTGGTCCGGCCAACCTGCCGCTCACCTTGACCGAAAAACTGAAGGAATATTACCAGCGCTATACCAACCTGAAGGTGCTGCCAACGGGCGGCGATATGGCCCTGGAAGGCACCATCACCGGTTACGACCTGATCCCGGTGGCACCCACTGCCAGCGATCAGGCTGGCCTCAACCGACTTCAGATCACGATTCAGGTACGTTTCACCAACACGAAAGACGACACCAAGAGCTTCGATCAGGCGTTTTCGTTTTACAAGGATTTTCCGCAGAACCAGACCCTAAGCCAAAACGAAGGCCGACTGGTGCCCGAAATTCTCGATCAGCTGGTACTCGACGTATTCAACAAAACCGCCGCCGACTGGTAGCCGGTTACCTAAAATTAATCTGAACCTGTCTGTAGCTTTCGGCCTAGTTGGTCGTAGATTCGCTAAACTGCTGACACCAATCCGTTCATGATGCCCATTGACAAAGAAACGTTTTCCTATTGGGTCACGCATCCTGAAGACCTGACAACCGCTGATTTTCAGCAGCTGCAGGAGAACCTCGACGCCTATCCCTATTGTCAGTCGCTGTATACCCTGGCGGCCAAAGCCGCCTCCATTCATCAAAAAGGGCAAACCGTACCATACGTGCGCCGGGCCGCGGCCTACGCGCTCAGCCGGAACGCCCTGCGTAAATTAATCGATAATGAATTTCAGTGGTCGACCAATCTGCTGCTGAAATTAAATGAATTAGCCTCGCGGCAGGTACCCATCCCCGACGACTACCAACACGAAAGCTACGCGCTGTTTCGCAACAAAGCGGTTGGTACCAACGGCTGGCAAATGCCGCTGATTCAAATGCCCCGCATTGCCTTTAACGAATCGGGTATGGTGGTCGATACGGCCTTCCGCCCACCCGTTGACGACCCTACGCTGGCCGAAGAAGCGATACAGGCCGATCTGGCCCTCGACGAACAACAGGCCCTGGAAGAAGACCAACAGCTGGCCCAACAGCGGCAGATCGACGAAGACCGCAAACGGCAGTTGGAGATTATCGAAAACTTTATCCGGAACGAACCCCGCATTGCACCCGTTCGCGGCCGGCTCGGCGAGCCCGCCGAACAGGAAGACCTCAGTCAGCGCAGCCAGCCCACGGCACTGGGTGGCGGGCTGGTCACCGAGAGTTTCGCCAAAATCCTCTGTCGGCAGGGGAAATACGACAAGGCCATCGAGATATATGAGAAGCTGGCCTTGAAAAATCCAGAAAAATCTGCGTATTTTGCGGCCAAAATCAGCGAATTGACAACAAGTCGGAACGAGGAACAGCCTGTGGCGAAACGCTGACTAAACACGAGTTTTCGGTCAATTTGTCTATAGGTTCAATCGGCACACGATTTGCAGGCTATCGACCAACAGCTGGAAACAGACGACTTTTTTAACTGTATTCATGGTAACGACAATTATTGTTTTAGTGTGCATTCTGACTGTCCTGCTGGTGCTGGTAGTCCTGATTCAAAATTCGAAAGGCGGTGGGTTGTCTGGTGAACTGGGCGGGCTTGGCTCAAACCAGTTGATGGGCGTAAAGAAAACCACCGACGTCGTGGAGCAGATTACGTGGGGCCTGGGTGCTGCCGTGATGGTGCTCGCGCTGGCGTCGTATGCTCTGGTTGACAAAACCGGCACGGCCAATTTCAACAGTGTTAACGCCGAGCGCGCCGCTACCCGCACGCTACCGAGCGCAGCACCGGCTCCGTCGCAACAACGCCCCGCCCCGGCTCAGGCACCGGCGGCCGCTCCGGGCAATTCGCAGTCGGCACTCCGTCCGTAGACCTTCCAAAAGAGCGAAAGAGATAAACAGCGAAAGAGTGGCTTACGCACGATTACACCTGCGTAAGCCACTCTTTCGCTGTTTATCTCTTTCGCTCTTTCAGATTAGGCCTGCATAAAGGCCCGGGCTTTCCGGATGTGCTCGTTGGCCCGGTCGGTTTCAACCAGTCCGTCGCGAAGCCTGACAATGCGGTGGGCGTATTCGGCGATGTCTTCTTCGTGCGTCACCATGATGACCGTGTTGCCTTTCGAGTGGATTTGGTCGAACAGGTCCATGATCTCATACGACGTTTTGGTGTCGAGGTTACCCGTCGGTTCATCGGCGAGCAGGATGCTTGGGTCGTTGACGAGCGCGCGGGCCACCGCCACCCGTTGCCGCTGCCCACCACTCAACTCGTTGGGCCGGTGGCCGGCGCGGTTTTCCAGTCCCACGTTTTTCAGCGCGATCATCGCTTTTTCCGTTCGGTCGGCTTTGCTCAGGCCCGCGTAGATAAGTGGCAACGCCACGTTTTCGAGCGAGGTCTGGCGGGGGAGCAGGTTGAACGTCTGAAACACGAACCCAATCTCCTTGTTGCGCACTTCAGCCAGTTCGTTCTCCGTCATATTGCTCACATCCTGGCTGTTGAGGATGTACTGCCCCGACGTGGGCGAATCGAGGCAACCCACAATGTTCATCAGTGTCGATTTGCCCGAACCTGAAGGGCCCATGAACGCGACATACTCGCCTTTCTGGACAGCAATGGTGATGGACTTGAGGGCTTCAACCACTTCGCTACCCATTACGTAACGTTTGGCAATGGCGCGGGTTTCAATGATGTTCATAGACAAACCAGTTCGCAGGTTTCAGGTTGGGCGTTTTCAGTGGCAGGGTTTCTGGGCGATTAGGTAGTCAGTTACCACCGAAAACGCCCAACTTGAAAACTGTTAAAACTACCTCAGTTTGTAAACCGTTGACGCTGGTTTTCGACCGCCGTAATTTTTTGCTGATAAGCCGCCTCGAATGCCTGATAGTCGGCGGGCGTAGTGGCAAAGTTGAGCTTGACCAAGCCTTGCTCCGCGTAGTCGAACAGGCTTTGGTCGGCGCAGAGCAGCACGTAGCTTTTCAGCAGGGCGGGGTCGTTTTCGCTGACCGCCAACGCCCGTAGAACGGCATTATAGGCCGGTTTCACCTGCTTGTTGGTCCGTAGGAAATTAGCTGCTTCGGCAACAACGGCCGCGTTGGCGGGGGCCAACTGAAGCGCAGTCGTATAGGCTTGCTGAGCGTCGGGCAGGCGTTTGGCTTTGGCAAAGACCTGACCGCGTAGTGCGGCGATCAGGCCCTGATGCGCCGGAACAAAAAACGTTTTTGCCAGCGAATCGGTCGCGGTTACTTTCTGCCGGAACGCCGCAATCTTCACCGCCGACAGGTTTTCCGTCGACCGGGCAAACGCCGAGAGCCCTTTGGGTTCCCCCATTTGGCTCAGGATCATCTGGGCGTAGAAATACTGCCGCGTCGCCAGGTACGTGTCGATCAGAAAGGCGCCGGCTACCGTTTTCAGATTGGTATCGCGGATGGTTTCCCAAACCCGGCCTCGGTTGGCGTCGTCGGGTCGGAACGATACGTAGAACGCTTTTTCCAGATCGGTTACCGGTTGTTTCTGGCCATACAGCGTTTCGGCGACGCCGCGCATCGTGGCATCCTGCCGGGTGGCCGTTTGCCAAAGGGGTTGAGCCGCCACCAGATTACCGGTTTTGGTCAGCGCCACCGCCCGATACAGCATCGACAGCGTGTCGAGCGAGTTGAGGGCAAATGTTTCGGCCGCCTGCCGGTTCAGGCCCTGTTCCAGTTCCAGCAGACCGAGTGTCGTGCGGTAAGCAGTGCGTTTGCGGGCGTCGTTTTCAGCCAGTTGGGTCAACAGGTCGAACGCTTCGGGGTGCTGATTCGCCTTATACCGCGCCAGCGCCGTGGCCAGCAGCAATTCGTCGGTGACCTCCTGATTGGCCGGGTTCAGCGCTGCCTGCTGAAGCTGGTTGACGAGGAGCGTATCGGGCCGGGGTGTGGCCAGCGCGTAATTATACAGGCTGGCAAATTGCCCGGCATCCAGCGCCTGCCCGGCTTTCAGGTTGGTGAGCCAACTGGGTACGTTGGGTACGTCCGACGAATCGCCAGCAGGGGTACGTTTCATGACCAGCCGGAGCGCCAGTGCGTTGGCCGTAAAAGCCGGGTCGGTGCGGGGTTCGATTTGTTGGGCCAGCGTGGAGTCGGCTGCCAGAATCTGCGGATTTTTGGCATAAACACCCATCAGATTGGCCAACGGCACGGCATCCTGGTTGGTCAGATCAACGGCCGATTGCAGGTAATAATAGGCCGAGTCGGCGATGGCCGTTTTGCCATACAGATAGCCCAGATTGGTCCGTAGCTCGCCACTGTTCGGAAACGCC comes from Fibrella aestuarina BUZ 2 and encodes:
- a CDS encoding ABC transporter ATP-binding protein, with the protein product MNIIETRAIAKRYVMGSEVVEALKSITIAVQKGEYVAFMGPSGSGKSTLMNIVGCLDSPTSGQYILNSQDVSNMTENELAEVRNKEIGFVFQTFNLLPRQTSLENVALPLIYAGLSKADRTEKAMIALKNVGLENRAGHRPNELSGGQRQRVAVARALVNDPSILLADEPTGNLDTKTSYEIMDLFDQIHSKGNTVIMVTHEEDIAEYAHRIVRLRDGLVETDRANEHIRKARAFMQA
- the secG gene encoding preprotein translocase subunit SecG, with product MVTTIIVLVCILTVLLVLVVLIQNSKGGGLSGELGGLGSNQLMGVKKTTDVVEQITWGLGAAVMVLALASYALVDKTGTANFNSVNAERAATRTLPSAAPAPSQQRPAPAQAPAAAPGNSQSALRP
- the lptE gene encoding LPS assembly lipoprotein LptE — its product is MYSFSGTTLSPDIKSVTVNNFTLQTAGGPANLPLTLTEKLKEYYQRYTNLKVLPTGGDMALEGTITGYDLIPVAPTASDQAGLNRLQITIQVRFTNTKDDTKSFDQAFSFYKDFPQNQTLSQNEGRLVPEILDQLVLDVFNKTAADW
- a CDS encoding sigma-54 interaction domain-containing protein, coding for MDNREIQSVKNRFGIIGNAPALNYAISVATQVASTDLTVLITGESGSGKESFSKIIHSLSARKHGQFIAINCGAIPEGTIDSELFGHEKGSFTGAVDQRKGYFETTNGGTIFLDEIGEMPMGTQARLLRVLENGEFIRVGSSKVQKTDVRVVAATNVNLLAAVEKGRFREDLYYRLNTVPIYVPPLRERGTDIDLLFRKFTTDFAERYRINPVQLTEDAKRRLLTYPFPGNIRQLKNLAEQISILESEQNRAIDAETLAKYLPRPQTNVPTMALTGPGAGGPETFSERELLYKVLFDMRRDMTELKKLVRDVLSNEAYGPQVLHKHRDLFESVSREESANYGDPQREPNYARLLPDGTRTNGNVPGHTDVADLSDEYETEYGHPAVQVIDDTDRDINETTVEDVSHETEEDDSLSLEKKEKEMIVKALRRNNNKRKYAAQALGISERTLYRKIKQYEIDEE
- a CDS encoding CotH kinase family protein; this translates as MNRLLLAFLLVSSLGVHCQSFTASNLPIVLIDTKGAVIADDPKIAATMQIIDNGVGKTNTLTDKPTFTSNIGIELRGSSSQLFPKKAYGIELRDATGENSLAQSVLGMPSESDWVLNAVYNDKTLIREALTYDFYRKMSKYYASRFRYCEVTLNGQYMGIYLMMERLKRDKNRVNITSIKKTDISGDAVTGGYILKIDKTSGSSSRSWRSPYGAGLFRRALDIQIDRPKPEDLADEQFQYIKKYVTDFEDALSGLNYTDPTNGWRKFADEESFIDYLLLSEICKNVDAYRLSAYFYKDRDSKNPKLVMGPIWDYNLTYGNAEYCEGNSVRGWAFDHDIVCPGDQFQLPFWWKRMLSDLAFGKKVKEKYKALRQTVLTPQRLGAFVDSTANVLTDARTRNFVKWPVIGVYVWPNAYVGPTYQSEVNFLKDWIGQRLAWMDGNIESFGQLPLATEPIAASVGPNPSVGDVLVSLPMPQAGDVTLTLTTTEGRSAGTFVFPNQPSGTFTHKLSAGAFGGAGPYVLRINTPTGPVSKVLVRE
- the miaB gene encoding tRNA (N6-isopentenyl adenosine(37)-C2)-methylthiotransferase MiaB encodes the protein MERIAELTILSADDKEAVDLPRTSVDELVDGKKRLYIESYGCQMNFSDSEIVAAVMRNAGFATTSTAEDADLIFLNTCAIRDNAEQKVRNRLKQLNTLKKKKPELMVGMLGCMAERLKTKLLEEEKIVDIVAGPDAYRDIPKLVEEAETGQKAVNVFLSREETYADIAPIRLNSNGVTAFISIMRGCDNMCSFCVVPFTRGRERSRDPHSIVREAEQLFADGYKEVTLLGQNVDSYKWTSEQGEFVNFANLLERVALINPDLRVRFSTSHPKDITDEVLHTMARFDNICNYIHLPAQSGNTRILELMNRTYTREWYIEKIDRIRAILGDDCGISHDMISGFCTETEDEHRDTLSLMEYARYDYGYMFAYSERPGTMAAKKYKDDVPEDVKKRRLNEIIALQQRLSLERNQRHIGQVQRVLVEGTSKRSDDDLFGRNDQNKVVVFPRGQHQKGDYVNVLVTDCTAATLLGQVV